The Parvibaculum sp. DNA segment ACGATGTAGAGACCGGTATTGTCCCACACACTATTCGGGCTCATATCCAGCGTAATATATGAAACGCCGTTGGGGAGCGTCTCCAGATACTGTGGAATACGGCGCACATTGCCAGAAGGACTGCGCTCGATATGATCGTCGACGCGCTGGCGCGGCACCGCCGCATCGTTGATATGGAGCACCCCGTCCTTCATCTGCACGGTGTCGCCGGGTAAGCCTATGACCCGCTTGATGAAATCGGTCCGGTTGTCGACCGGCACCTTGAACACCGCAATGTCGCCCCGCTGCGGCGTCGCCCCCATGATCCGTCCGTTGAAGAGCCCCGGACTGAACGGCAGCGAGTGCCGCGAATAGCCATAACTGTATTTGGAAACAAAGAGATAGTCGCCGATCAGCAGCGTCGATTCCATCGAGCTCGACGGAATGAAGAAGGGCTGGAAAAGGAACGCCCGGATGAAAAGCGCAATCAGCAGCGCATAGCCGATGGTCCGTAAATTCTCGGCCAGCGACCCGCTGCGCAACTTCCTGGCATTTTCCATCAACGTCATCTCTCGGCTCCTGCCCCTCGAAAACGGCGGACCATACCACAATCCGCCGTCGCGTCTTCCCCGTGGTTCAAACGCGGGATATCGCGGAAATGATAACAAAAGCCTGTGCTTGCGGGTGATCGTCGGTGATCGTCAGATGGATGACGGCCTCCATGCCCTCAGGCGTGATCTCCTGGAGCCGCGCCGCCGCACCCCCCGTCAGCGCCATCGTCGGCTGTCCGGAGCGCAGATTCACCACCCCCATGTCGCGCCAATAGATGCCGCGGCGGAACCCGGTCCCGAGCGCTTTTGAGCAGGCTTCCTTGGCGGCAAAACGCTTGGCATAGGAAGCCGCGCGCATCCGCCGTCCTTCGGATTTCGCGCGTTCGATGTCGGTGAATATGCGGCCGATAAACCGTTCGCCAAAGCGGTCGAGCGTCTGTTCGATGCGCCGTATGTCGATGATATCGTTGCCAATTCCGATGATCATGCGCGGCCCATTGCTTCGCCGGCGTCGGCCCCGTGCCGCGCTTCGTCCATCACGGCCCGCATCCGTTTGATGCTCGCATCGAGCCCCGTGAAAATCGCCTCGCCAATCAGGAAGTGACCGATGTTGAGTTCGGCAAGCTCCGGCATCGCCGCCACCGGCGCCACCGTGTCGAACGTAAGTCCATGACCTGCATGGACTTCCAGCCCCAGCGCCGCGCCATTGCGCGCCGCCTCCGCCAGCCGCGCCAGTTCTGCGTCGCGCTTGGCGCTTTCCCGCGCGATCACCGCATCGCAATAGGCGCCGGTGTGAAGTTCCACGATATGCGCGCCGAGCGAACGCGCCGCTTCAAGCTGCCGCGTCTCGGCATTGATGAACAGCGACACGCGAATGCCCTTGTCGGAAAGTCGCGCGACGACCGGCGCCAGATGATTGTGAAGACCCGCGGCGTCGAGCCCGCCCTCCGTCGTCACTTCCTCGCGCCGCTCCGGCACGATGCAGCAGGCATGCGGGCTGTGGCGCAGCGCAATCTCGAGCATTTCGGGCGTCGCCGCCATTTCGAGATTGAGCGGCAATCCGGTTTCGTCCTTCAACCGCGCAATGTCGCCGTCGCGGATGTGGCGCCGGTCTTCTCTCAGATGCGCGGTAATGCCATCGGCCCCCGCCGCCGCGGCCAGTTTCGCCGCGCGCACGGGGTCCGGATGTTCGCCCCCGCGCGCATTACGGATCGTCGCGACATGATCGATATTGACGCCGAGGCGCAGATGAGATTTCGGACTCATGGCTGCCGGTTCCGTTGTTTTTCCATGACTAATCCCGCGTCTCGCCGGCCGGAGGGTTCGGGTCGAGAAATGGCGCAGGCGCCTGCGAACGCTCTGCCAAACGCCGCCGCCGCCGCAACTGATACGCCTCGACGCCGCTGCGTGTCATGACATAGCCGACGCATCCGAAGACGATACCGACCGGGACGGCGCCGACCGTCAGCGGCACCAGCAGCGGCAGGATCATGTCGAAGGCACGATCGCTCTGCAGCGTCTCCGCAATGTCGGGATCGGGCCCCGCCGGCGCGCCCACCATGTACTTCCCGACTTCATAAACGATCAGCCAGATCGCCGGAAAAGTCAGCGGATTGCCGACAAAAGTGCCAAGCGCGCTCGCGATCAGATTCCCGCGCAATACCCAGGCAACAAGCATCGCGATCAGAATATGAAAGCCGATGAACGGTGTGCACGACGCGAACACGCCGGCCGCGACGCCTATCGCAATTGCGTGCGGCGTTCCCGACAAACGCCACACCCGCCGCCATCCATACTGGATCGCGCGCTTCCAGCCCGCGCTCGGCCAGAAGGTCTCGCGCAGTTTCCGCAGCGGATGAAGATCGACGCGACGCCGAAACAAGGAACCGTCTCCTCTAGGCGATGCCGCGGCTGCCGGGCTTTTCGGCTGGCAACGCCGCAAGCTCCTTCGGCAACTTGTCGGCCGGATAAGCCGGTATGTCGATACGCGCCAGCGAGATCAGCTTCGTGCCGACCTTTGCCCGGCCGCCCGAACGGTCGATGAGGCATGCCGCCGCAACAACCTTCGCACCGGTCTTGCGGATCGCTTGAATGCACTCGCGCGACGACAATCCGGTCGTCACGATGTCCTCGACCATCACCACCCGCATCCCCTTCTTCAGCGGAAACCCGCGCCGCAAAACGAACTCACCCTTCTCCCGCTCGACATACATTGCCGGCGCGCCCAGGTGACGCGCCGTTTCGTAGCCCGGAATGATCCCCCCGACAGCGGGCGAAATAATGGCATCGATCGGACCGTCGACTTCCGCCTCGATTTTCGCCGCCAATGCCTTGCAAAGCCGCGCCGTCCGCTTCGGACTCATGAAGACGAGCGCCTTCTGAAGGAAAACGGGGCTGTGCAGACCCGATGACAGGATGAAGTGCCCCTTCAGCAGCGCACCGGCTTTCTCGAATTCCTTGAGGACCTTGGCTTCTTTCATTTTTCTGTGCTCACCGGCTTTCGGATGTTGAGGCAGTGTCGGTCAATGGCGCGGGCGCGCAACGGTGTTGACGCAGGACAGTCCGTTGAGCGCCGACATGATGCGGGTCAGGTGTTTGATATCCCGCACATCGAGATCGATCTGCAGGTCGTAGAAGTCCGCGTCGCGCTGCGCCAGCGTCAGGTTGGAAATATTGCTTCCGTAATCGGCGATCAGCGTCGCGATGTGACCGAGCGAACCGACTTCGTTGCGCGCCGTCACGCGCAGCCGCGCCGGAAAGGTCTGCGGAACTTCCGGGTCGATATCCCACGTCACGTCGATCCAGCGCGACGGCTCGCCATCGAAAGTTTCAAGCGTCGGCGCATCGATTGGATAAACCGTGACGCCCTCGCCCGGCATCATGA contains these protein-coding regions:
- the lepB gene encoding signal peptidase I codes for the protein MTLMENARKLRSGSLAENLRTIGYALLIALFIRAFLFQPFFIPSSSMESTLLIGDYLFVSKYSYGYSRHSLPFSPGLFNGRIMGATPQRGDIAVFKVPVDNRTDFIKRVIGLPGDTVQMKDGVLHINDAAVPRQRVDDHIERSPSGNVRRIPQYLETLPNGVSYITLDMSPNSVWDNTGLYIVPQGHYFMMGDNRDNSSDSRVPDAVGYVPFENLVGRAEIIFFSADGSASFWQFWKWPSAIRWERIGKWTD
- the acpS gene encoding holo-ACP synthase; this encodes MIIGIGNDIIDIRRIEQTLDRFGERFIGRIFTDIERAKSEGRRMRAASYAKRFAAKEACSKALGTGFRRGIYWRDMGVVNLRSGQPTMALTGGAAARLQEITPEGMEAVIHLTITDDHPQAQAFVIISAISRV
- a CDS encoding pyridoxine 5'-phosphate synthase; protein product: MSPKSHLRLGVNIDHVATIRNARGGEHPDPVRAAKLAAAAGADGITAHLREDRRHIRDGDIARLKDETGLPLNLEMAATPEMLEIALRHSPHACCIVPERREEVTTEGGLDAAGLHNHLAPVVARLSDKGIRVSLFINAETRQLEAARSLGAHIVELHTGAYCDAVIARESAKRDAELARLAEAARNGAALGLEVHAGHGLTFDTVAPVAAMPELAELNIGHFLIGEAIFTGLDASIKRMRAVMDEARHGADAGEAMGRA
- a CDS encoding DUF2062 domain-containing protein, with the translated sequence MFRRRVDLHPLRKLRETFWPSAGWKRAIQYGWRRVWRLSGTPHAIAIGVAAGVFASCTPFIGFHILIAMLVAWVLRGNLIASALGTFVGNPLTFPAIWLIVYEVGKYMVGAPAGPDPDIAETLQSDRAFDMILPLLVPLTVGAVPVGIVFGCVGYVMTRSGVEAYQLRRRRRLAERSQAPAPFLDPNPPAGETRD
- the pyrE gene encoding orotate phosphoribosyltransferase, which produces MKEAKVLKEFEKAGALLKGHFILSSGLHSPVFLQKALVFMSPKRTARLCKALAAKIEAEVDGPIDAIISPAVGGIIPGYETARHLGAPAMYVEREKGEFVLRRGFPLKKGMRVVMVEDIVTTGLSSRECIQAIRKTGAKVVAAACLIDRSGGRAKVGTKLISLARIDIPAYPADKLPKELAALPAEKPGSRGIA